The following is a genomic window from Geobacillus subterraneus.
GCTGCTTCAGCCATTCGCTTCGTACGGCATCATAAATCGCCATATCGGCCAAGGCGAGCACCATCTCGCCATGCTCATCAAGCACCGCTGTATACGCCCCGGTGTTCGCTTCGGGGATCCGCGTGACCAGCCTTGTGTCAACATATGGACTCGTGGCATCAATGAGCCATTGCCCGTCATGATCGTCACCGACCACGCTGAGGAGGGCAACGTTTTGCCCGAGCCTCCCGAGATTTTCAGCGATGTTTCTCGCCACCCCGCCTGCGGTCTGCGCGCTCGCGACAGGGTGGGACGTGCCGAGCTCAAGCGGCACAAGCAGCCGCGCTTTCCGATCGACATTCGCCCCGCCGATGCAGACGATGGAAGCTTTCGTTCGCATGCCTTTCATCCTTTCTATCGCATCCATTCGAAACTGACGCGCCTTCTTCCAACCTTTACTATTGTATCATACAGCACCTGCAAATGAAAAACGCATCCCGCCTATATAGCGGGATGCAAGATTGCTAGTTTTTATATGCGCAATACGGACGCAACTTGACACCAATCAAGCTGCCAAGGAAGGCAAACACAAACCAAATCCAGCCATGGACGCTGAAGGAAGCGATGCCGCTGAAGTACGCGCCGATGTTGCAGCCGAACGCCAACCGGGCGCCGTAACCCATCATCAATCCGCCGATGAGCGCGCCAATCGTCATGCGCGTCGGCCGCTTCCATTGCACCGGCTTCGCATAGCGGCCAGCAAACGCCGCGGCCAGTAAAGCACCGAACATTAAGCTAATGTCCATGACCGTCGTTGTGTCATAATAAAGTGGATTGGCGAGCGCCTGCTGTTTCGCCTCGCCTTGCCAATAAGCCCATGCCGTCGGATCGGCGCCAAACAGCTGAACAAACTTCGCCCCCCACAGAGCAAACGCGGATGTGATCCCCCACGGCGAACCTTTGAACATGAGAACAAGCACGTTCATCAGCGCCAATAATAGCGCGCCGACCAGCAATGACCACGGACCTTTGTAAATGGTTTTCCATCCGTGGCGGCGTTCAAGCGGTATCGTCAACAGCTTGCCGTGGCGCCGCTTTTCCATCACCGTCACGACGTAATAGACAACCGCTAGCAAAACAAGCTGCAATAGAAAGCCGCCCCACGCGCCGAACGAGGCAATAAGCGAAATCGGCTCAACGTGCGGCATACGCATCCAAACATCAAAATGCGTCGTTGCAATGACCGATCCGGCGATAAATCCGATCAAAGTAACGACGCCGTTCGCATCACCGCCACCGATATGATACAGCGTCCCGGACGCGCAGCCGTCACCCAGCTGCATGCCGATCCCGAAAATAAAGGCGCCAATCATAACGGCAATGCCGACTTCATGCACATTCCCGGCCACGGAATGGCCGAATATCGATCCTTTCAGCAGCAACGGCAAAAACAATGCACTGGCCACCGCCATCATGATCATCTGCGCTCGAATGCCTTCTCCTTGGCGGTACAAAATGAATTTCCGCCAGGCCGAAGTAAAACCGAAATGGGCCTGGTAAAGCACAAAGCCGCCGAACGCTCCCAACAAATACAACAGCGCTTGTTGCCAGGACACACGGCTGTATAAGAACAATGCTCCACCGATTAACACGAAGCAGGAGACTGCAATGATCCATGCCGTCGGATTTTTCGGAGCGTTCGCCGCCTGTTTCGCGCGAACGTCTTGTTGTGCAGTCATTTCCATGGTGCACTTCCTCCTTTGCTGTTTGTTCATTAGCTTACTTTATAATACTATAAAATAGATTGTTTTTCTATGAATTAAATCAGAAAGTTTCAATGTTGCCACTGATCGGGTATAATGCAAACGAATCGTTTCAATAAGGAGGAGATCGGCATGTGGAACGAGTTTAAAAAATTCGCCGTCCGCGGCAATGTCATCGACTTGGCCGTCGGGGTCATTATCGGCGGGGCGTTTGGCAAAATCGTTTCTTCGCTCGTCAATGACATCATCATGCCGCTTGTCGGGCTGATTCTAGGCGGCATCAATTTCAGTGATTTGTCTTGGAAAGTCGGCAAAGCGGAAGTGAAATATGGGGCGTTTATCCAAACAGTCGTCGACTTTTTGATCATCGCGTTTTCGATTTTCCTGTTTGTGAAATTGATCAACACGCTGTATGAACGGGTGAAAAAGCAGGAAGAGGTGAAGGAAACAGCGCCGACGTTGACAAAAGAAGAGGAGCT
Proteins encoded in this region:
- a CDS encoding YeeE/YedE family protein, whose translation is MEMTAQQDVRAKQAANAPKNPTAWIIAVSCFVLIGGALFLYSRVSWQQALLYLLGAFGGFVLYQAHFGFTSAWRKFILYRQGEGIRAQMIMMAVASALFLPLLLKGSIFGHSVAGNVHEVGIAVMIGAFIFGIGMQLGDGCASGTLYHIGGGDANGVVTLIGFIAGSVIATTHFDVWMRMPHVEPISLIASFGAWGGFLLQLVLLAVVYYVVTVMEKRRHGKLLTIPLERRHGWKTIYKGPWSLLVGALLLALMNVLVLMFKGSPWGITSAFALWGAKFVQLFGADPTAWAYWQGEAKQQALANPLYYDTTTVMDISLMFGALLAAAFAGRYAKPVQWKRPTRMTIGALIGGLMMGYGARLAFGCNIGAYFSGIASFSVHGWIWFVFAFLGSLIGVKLRPYCAYKN
- the mscL gene encoding large conductance mechanosensitive channel protein MscL, with the translated sequence MWNEFKKFAVRGNVIDLAVGVIIGGAFGKIVSSLVNDIIMPLVGLILGGINFSDLSWKVGKAEVKYGAFIQTVVDFLIIAFSIFLFVKLINTLYERVKKQEEVKETAPTLTKEEELLTEIRDLLKQQRETT